The following are encoded in a window of Vespula vulgaris chromosome 8, iyVesVulg1.1, whole genome shotgun sequence genomic DNA:
- the LOC127065634 gene encoding trithorax group protein osa isoform X1 has protein sequence MAATQAESQQNDVKLNESVKCAQKRPQVGGNSASGSTKQQLDPEPGDKVSRGAAQLLKYVNRGGDTAFEMSQYREDIGGHTAGEIKSPREAGQAPQETIGKQEALDASGHAGHPGHPFAPNVIRDYSEEYTNKSNEFSAKPLTDYQGKQIPEYVTKHGEFPGIHRPDMEEHYAASKVESRLAYVGSTPASFPGQPRFLSGQSISQATGPTPTLNQLLQASTPVHRFHGNYPGMGPESYQQPWPMQRPPVVPPVYPQPSQRPPQTGSPRLHGGPGGPSSPTPMPYQQYAQRYSSPARPHTPYSHHQLNSYTTQTSHPSSLYTEQRGWNQGGPPNPPPPPPSNQVNPSSQSPQRALSQSPAPPPSASPQPQPTQSQSFHNLQQRSTTPNTQGIDSGELSGQNSNDSSNGPACPGTPNSQGMRPTPSPTGSTGSRSMSPAVGQQNVQMPPRPSSSQSDGNGPARMSHSPMTTQGAYQQPLGPSTHMHSYKMNSTGPGVVQPGPGSASLGGINPMGGGMGYSAGGTAAGQPGGYHAQSTYPPPRPHMQFPQGYPSPANSQPPPNNQYQPPNRPNNLVQYPPYAHKMGFNNVPPGMPPSPGPPQVYAVSGATGGMVPPGTPSVAVIGNMGPPASSMGPPPPSPNHVSNQPPPPSSAVPHIHTPAATPPLNHEGSPMPPPSTTPNSHPTSTPTPTSHNSTDLTPETSNDSGITTTASGTSSINVTSTSSGTVTSVITTGPDGTSLDEGSQQSTLSNASAASGEDAAFTPKVRKEMLGGYHSHPATPQSTVPSPGAASINSIHEEYPDMNSPGWPRTPASPVFNSHVPQDPYRSKKPDSLAKLYEMDDSMERRTWLDKLVSFMEERRTPITSCPTISKNPLDLFRLYLYVKDRGGFMEVCKVTKNKTWKDIAGSLGIGASSSAAYTLRKHYTKHLLAFECHFDRGGVDPQPIINQVEAGSKKKANKGTASVPSPGSSNSQDSFPAAGSSNASMDGYGSYQSSYAGGTPGGPTSEYTPPPPRPPSQSSAPSPHQGIQQSSYQTTGSYQNYPQDQYIRPQGNALSQQAEFSQPYSPRSHYPPYVPDVDSSLSNRGYPSGNMPPNTASGQDMYNRYSSSQQPGNYPTGTPPNARSNSYPSAPQAHPASVSQQTATSQPSSPSQPPSASSYSCPQDYYRQEQGGYGGPGGSQIYTPGASSNKNMPPPPPGPSQPRRHPDFAKDQQYPQYNQQRPAYPVAGWPSTTSQYNSSSGNNRVQYPNQQNQPQAPQQQQPQQQPQQPPPPVASASSAASAVGAIASGQQWGSQQPNRTSSQPSLNTIGHTPPPWDHRYSNQPSPLYPPPGTHQNQLGMSPIMSQQPTSKREMTFPPDSVEAVTPLLYKRRKLTRADVAPVEAWRIMMALRSGLLAESCWALDVLNILLFDDSCVSYFGLTHLPGLLDVLLEHFSRSLSDMFESSANDDDHYWSQPANGPEVDLGAVTRPIDPEDRTKLLSSSNYTFLSRRGRPVKIVPRDDDIFVLDSRRSWDHQECEADTEPWQVDTSATKYIVTCFQSEICSVPFARLLRDEKPPLLQKEVEHNIDSKDEFKMEAGSADIAEYSHKFTESGGESSEKPKDNNGERKQLDKKKKTKTLSDVLSRIKREPVEMNDLTRELFEKKHDGYKKDTDGETKANNNMGEHFVDIPSQKSDEEGQQSIPTQNGLNDSATVISNVDLEKVDVKSESEEQESPRDENEGPRLQIRDPAGTLKRRRISDYEDESYSRDEASLYLVTETQDNLARRCVCLSTILRNLTFIPGNEAEFAKNVTFLSLLGKLLLLYHEHPARAQKTRNYDREEDADFADSCSSLQGESEWWWDFLHHIRENILVMAANIAGHMDLSQHPEEISRPVLDGLLHWAVCPAAHGQDPFPTVGPNSALSPQRLALEALCKLCVTECNVDLVVATPPYSRLQRLCSVLTRLLCRSEEQVLREFGVNLLHFLSAADSGVARTIALQTPCITLLVSFIEYAETSAIGVANQHGLAALRDNPESMGTSLDMLRRAAGTLLNLARHPDNRTLLLQHESRLLALVMSQILDQQVAAIVARVLFQCSRGT, from the exons ATGGCTGCGACGCAAGCCGAGAGCCAACAAAACGATGTGAAGCTGAACGAGTCCGTGAAATGCGCACAGAAACGTCCGCAAGTTGGTGGAAATAGTGCAAGTGGTAGTACAAAGCAGCAGCTGGATCCAGAGCCGGGTGATAAAGTGTCCCGGGGCGCGGCCCAGCTGCTTAAATATGTGAATCGCGGTGGGGACACGGCTTTCGAGATGAGTCAATACCGCGAGGACATTGGTGGACACACTGCCGGTGAAATAAAATCTCCACGAGAGGCCGGCCAAGCTCCCCAGGAGACTATCGGTAAACAGGAGGCCCTTGACGCATCTGGACACGCGGGTCATCCTGGACATCCGTTTGCGCCGAACGTTATACGTGACTACTCTGAAGAGTATACCAATAAATCTAATGAATTTTCCGCCAAACCATTGACCGATTATCAAGGCAAACAGATACCAGAATACGTGACGAAACATGGAGAATTTCCAGGAATTCATCGGCCGGACATGGAAGAACATTATGCTGCTTCTAAGGTCGAGTCAAGATTAGCGTATGTAGGAAGTACTCCTGCCAGCTTTCCTGGGCAACCAAGGTTTTTATCGGGTCAAAGTATATCACAAGCCACAGGTCCAACGCCTACTCTGAATCAGTTACTTCAGGCATCGACACCTGTGCATCGATTCCATGGGAACTATCCTGGGATGGGACCTGAATCTTATCAACAGCCGTGGCCTATGCAACGACCACCGGTTGTACCACCTGTATATCCTCAACCTAGCCAACGTCCTCCACAAAcg GGTTCACCAAGACTACATGGAGGACCAGGAGGACCTAGTTCTCCAACTCCTATGCCATACCAACAATATGCCCAACGTTATTCCTCTCCTGCTAGACCCCATACACCTTACAGTCATCATCAG TTAAATTCATATACGACACAAACCAGCCATCCTTCCAGTCTATATACGGAACAAAGAGGATGGAATCAAGGTGGTCCTCCAaatcctccacctccacctccatctAATCAAGTAAATCCTTCAAGTCAGTCACCTCAAAGAGCTCTCTCTCAGTCtccagcaccaccaccatctGCTTCACCTCAACCTCAACCAACTCAATCTCAA agTTTCCACAATCTACAACAACGATCAACAACACCGAATACTCAAGGAATAGATTCTGGG GAATTGTCAGGACAAAATAGTAACGACAGTTCGAATGGACCTGCCTGTCCTGGAACACCAAATTCTCAGGGGATGAGGCCTACCCCTTCGCCTACAGGATCCACAGGTTCACGCTCGATGTCCCCTGCTGTTG GTCAACAAAACGTTCAGATGCCTCCACGTCCGTCGAGCAGCCAATCAGACGGTAATGGACCAGCGCGTATGAGTCATTCTCCAATGACGACTCAag GAGCGTATCAACAACCATTGGGTCCTTCTACGCACATGCATAGTTATAAAATGAATAGTACTGGTCCTGGTGTAGTACAACCAGGACCAGGTTCTGCAAGTCTTGGTGGAATTAATCCAATGGGTGGTGGAATGGGATATTCAGCTGGTGGAACGGCTGCAGGTCAGCCTGGAGGTTATCATGCTCAGAGTACCTATCCACCTCCTCGTCCACATATGCAGTTTCCACAGGGTTATCCTTCTCCAGCAAATTCACAACCACCACCAAATAACCAATATCAACCTCCTAATAGACCAAACAATTTGGTGCAATATCCTCCTTATGCg CATAAAATGGGATTTAATAATGTGCCACCTGGAATGCCTCCTAGTCCAGGACCTCCTCAAGTTTATGCAGTTAGCGGAGCAACTGGTGGCATGGTACCTCCTGGTACACCAAGTGTAGCTGTAATAGGTAATATGGGACCTCCAGCAAGTTCTATGGGTCCTCCACCACCTTCACCCAATCATGTGAGCAATCAGCCACCACCTCCAAGCTCAGCAGTACCACATATTCATACCCCTGCTGCAACACCACCACTTAATCATGAAGGAAGTCCAATGCCACCGCCAAGCACTACTCCTAATTCACATCCTACATCAACGCCTACTCCGACGAGTCACAATTCTACTGATCTTACACCGGAGACTTCCAATGATAGTGGAATAACCACTACTGCTTCtg GTACATCGTCTATTAACGTTACTTCAACTTCAAGTGGTACTGTTACATCAGTTATAACAACAGGTCCAGATGGTACATCCTTAGATGAGGGTTCACAGCAATCAACACTGTCAAATGCATCAGCTG CCTCAGGAGAAGATGCAGCTTTCACACCAAAGGTCCGTAAAGAAATGTTAGGTGGATATCACAGTCATCCTGCAACACCACAAAGTACAGTCCCATCTCCTGGTGCTGCTAGCATTAATTCGATTCATGAGGAATATCCTGATATGAACAGTCCAGGCTGGCCACGTACACCTGCTAGTCCt GTGTTTAACAGTCATGTGCCTCAAGACCCATACAGATCTAag AAACCAGACAGCTTAGCAAAGCTTTATGAGATGGACGATTCAATGGAACGAAGAACATGGTTAGACAAATTAGTTTCTTTCATGGAAGAACGAAGAACTCCAATCACTAGCTGTCCAACAATCTCCAAGAACCCCCTCGACCTATTCCGGCTATACCTCTACGTGAAGGATAGGGGGGGCTTCATGGAGGTATGCAAG GTAACGAAGAATAAAACATGGAAAGATATCGCTGGATCACTGGGCATTGGCGCAAGTAGTAGCGCAGCATATACATTACGAAAACATTATACAAAACACTTATTGGCATTCGAATGTCACTTCGATCGTGGTGGTGTAGACCCACAACCTATCATAAATCAAGTCGAAGCTGGTTCTAAGAAAAAAGCGAATAAAGGAACAGCTTCTGTACCATCACCTG ggTCTTCCAATTCACAAGATTCCTTCCCTGCTGCTGGCTCTAGTAATGCTTCAATGGATGGTTATGGTAGCTATCAAAGTAGTTATGCTGGTGGTACACCAGGAGGACCAACATCAGAATATACACCTCCTCCGCCAAGACCACCTAGCCAAAGTAGCGCTCCTTCTCCACATCAAg GAATACAACAAAGCAGTTACCAGACAACAGGTTCCTATCAAAATTATCCTCAGGATCAATATATACGACCGCAAGGAAATGCATTATCTCAGCAAGCAGAATTCAGTCAACCTTATTCACCTCGTTCACATTATCCTCCTTATGTACCAGATGTTGACAG TTCTTTGTCGAACAGAGGCTATCCTAGTGGAAATATGCCACCAAATACGGCCAGTGGACAAGATATGTATAATAGATATAGCAGTAGTCAGCAACCAGGAAATTATCCAACGGGAACGCCACCTAATGCTCGGAGCAATAGCTATCCTTCCGCGCCACAAGCCCATCCAGCTAGTGTATCTCAACAAACGGCTACGAGTCAACCTTCTTCACCTTCGCAGCCTCCATCTGCCTCATCGTATTCTTGTCCTCAAGATTATTATCGACAAGAACAG GGTGGTTATGGAGGTCCCGGAGGAAGTCAGATTTATACTCCTGGTGCATCTTCAAACAAAAACAtgccaccaccacctccaggTCCTAGCCAACCTAGGCGTCATCCTGATTTTGCCAAAGACCAACAATATCCTCAATATAATCAACAGCGACCAGCATATCCAG TTGCAGGATGGCCAAGTACAACCAGTCAGTATAATAGCAGTAGTGGAAATAATAGAGTTCAGTATCCAAATCAACAAAATCAGCCTCAAGCTCCACAACAGCAACAACCACAGCAACAACCACAACAACCACCACCTCCTGTTGCTTCTGCGTCTTCAGCTGCTTCCGCCGTGGGAGCTATAGCTTCTGGTCAGCAGTGGGGCAGTCAACAACCAAACAGGACTTCTTCTCAACCAAGTTTGAATACTATAGGTCATACACCTCCACCGTGGGATCATCGTTACTCTAATCAACCATCACCTTTATACCCACCACCAGGAACACACCAG AACCAATTAGGAATGAGTCCTATAATGAGCCAACAGCCTActtcaaagagagaaatgacgTTTCCTCCTGATAGCGTAGAAGCTGTTACGCCATTGTTATATAAACGACGAAAATTAACTCGTGCTGACGTTGCTCCTGTGGAAGCTTGGCGCATAATGATGGCCTTGCGTTCAGGACTACTTGCTGAAAGTTGTTGGGCTCTTGACGTAttgaacattttattatttgatgatTCTTGT GTAAGTTATTTTGGATTGACGCATTTACCCGGATTACTGGACGTCTTATTGGAGCATTTTTCACGGTCATTGTCGGATATGTTCGAATCTTCTGCCAACGACGATGATCATTACTGGAGTCAACCAGCTAATGGACCTGAGGTTGATTTGGGAGCTGTAACACGTCCCATAGATCCAGAAGATCGGACTAAGTTGCTCTCTTCATCGAATTACACGTTTTTGTCAAGGCGTGGACGCCCTGTGAAGATCGTGCCTAGAGATGACGACATATTTGTCTTAGACTCTCGGAGGAGTTGGGATCATCAAGAGTGCGAAGCAGATACGGAGCCGTGGCAGGTCGACACGAGCGCCACAAAATATATAGTGACGTGTTTTCAATCAGAGATATGTTCGGTACCGTTCGCGCGTCTCCTCAGGGACGAGAAGCCACCGCTCTTGCAGAAGGAGGTTGAACACAACATCGACTCGAAGGATGAGTTTAAAATGGAAGCGGGCTCAGCGGATATCGCTGAGTACTCTCACAAGTTCACAGAATCCGGCGGTGAATCGAGTGAAAAACCGAAGGATAATAATGGTGAACGTAAACAATtagacaagaagaaaaaaacgaaaacattGAGCGACGTTTTGTCTAGGATTAAGAGAGAGCCGGTCGAAATGAACGATCTTACACGAGAATTGTTTGAGAAAAAACATGACGGTTATAAGAAGGATACTGACGGTGAGACAAAGGCGAATAACAACATGGGAGAACACTTTGTAGATATACCGTCACAAAAAAGCGACGAAGAAGGACAACAATCGATACCTACACAGAATGGATTAAACGATTCCGCGACAGTTATTAGTAACGTCGATTTGGAGAAGGTCGATGTTAAGTCCGAGAGCGAAGAGCAAGAATCGCCGAGAGACGAGAACGAGGGACCAAGATTACAGATAAGAGATCCTGCCGGTACCTTGAAGAGGAGACGAATAAGCGACTACGAGGATGAAAGTTATTCGCGCGACGAAGCGAGTCTCTACCTCGTGACGGAGACGCAGGACAATTTGGCGCGTCGTTGCGTCTGTCTCTCCACTATCCTGAGGAACCTCACGTTTATACCAGGAAACGAGGCTGAATTTGCAAAGAACGTTACATTTCTCAGCCTACTTGGTAAGCTCTTGTTGCTTTATCACGAGCACCCAGCAAGGGCCCAAAAGACACGAAATTACGACAGAGAGGAAGATGCGGATTTTGCGGATTCCTGTAGCAGTTTGCAAGGTGAAAGCGAATGGTGGTGGGACTTTTTGCATCATATAAGAGAAAACATACTAGTGATGGCGGCGAACATAGCTGGGCATATGGATCTGAGCCAACATCCTGAGGAGATATCTCGTCCAGTTCTCGATGGTCTTTTACATTGGGCCGTATGTCCTGCAGCCCACGGCCAGGATCCCTTCCCAACGGTTGGTCCAAATTCGGCTCTCTCGCCACAGAGACTCGCTCTAGAGGCACTTTGCAAGCTTTGCGTAACCGAATGCAACGTCGACCTGGTTGTTGCGACGCCGCCTTATTCGAGACTTCAGAGGCTCTGCTCTGTGCTGACCAGGCTCCTTTGTCGAAGCGAGGAACAGGTTCTCCGCGAATTCGGTGTAAATCTTTTACACTTCTTATCGGCTGCCGATAGCGGAGTGGCACGTACTATTGCCCTACAAACACCCTGCATCACGCTCCTGGTTTCTTTCATTGAGTACGCCGAAACGAGCGCTATAGGTGTCGCGAATCAGCATGGTCTTGCGGCTCTACGCGATAACCCCGAGTCCATGGGCACCAGCTTAGATATGTTACGACGCGCCGCCGGTACGCTACTCAATCTCGCCAGGCATCCAGACAACAGAACTCTTCTCCTACAACACGAATCACGTTTGCTCGCACTCGTTATGAGTCAGATTCTGGATCAACAAGTTGCCGCGATCGTTGCGCGTGTGCTATTCCAGTGTTCCAGGGGTACGTAA